A section of the Flavobacteriales bacterium genome encodes:
- a CDS encoding peroxiredoxin yields the protein MGVLVGKKAPSFKAAAVINGEEIVEDFSLDQFIGKKYVILFFYPKDFTFVCPTELHAFQARLADFQSKDVEIVAVSTDTEQSHWGWLQMSKDHGGIQGVTYPVVADTNKTIASNYDVLAGEYFYNENNELEADGELVAYRGLFLIDKEGTVQHQIVNNMPLGRNVDEAMRMVDALKFFEEKGEVCPANWSEGKEGMKDTHDGVASYLASH from the coding sequence ATGGGTGTTTTAGTAGGAAAAAAAGCTCCTTCATTCAAGGCTGCTGCCGTAATCAACGGAGAAGAGATCGTTGAGGATTTCTCTCTCGACCAATTCATCGGAAAGAAATACGTGATCTTGTTCTTCTATCCGAAGGATTTCACCTTCGTTTGCCCAACTGAATTGCATGCATTCCAAGCTCGTTTGGCTGATTTTCAGTCAAAAGACGTTGAGATCGTTGCCGTTTCTACCGATACGGAGCAATCGCACTGGGGATGGTTGCAAATGAGCAAAGATCACGGTGGTATCCAAGGAGTTACTTACCCGGTAGTTGCCGATACGAACAAAACCATCGCGAGCAATTACGATGTGTTGGCCGGTGAATACTTTTACAACGAGAACAACGAGTTGGAAGCCGACGGAGAGTTGGTAGCTTACCGCGGATTGTTCCTGATCGACAAGGAGGGAACGGTTCAGCACCAAATCGTCAACAACATGCCACTTGGACGTAATGTCGACGAGGCTATGCGTATGGTCGATGCATTGAAATTCTTCGAAGAAAAAGGAGAAGTATGCCCGGCTAACTGGAGCGAAGGAAAAGAAGGAATGAAAGACACTCACGACGGAGTGGCTAGCTACCTCGCTTCGCACTAA
- a CDS encoding YceI family protein — MKKLLFGILSFSLLFTACAPNADKGSESGDEAIEGSKACVYSYNADSTSMTWTGYKFNERVGVSGTFTEIITDGFKESDDIAEVVGNASFKIPVNKVESNNEDRNKKIAVYFFETINTPVIFGRINGLNYNGENGGNAEVIITMNNQEVMVSMPYTFENGVLNMSTTIDVNDWNGQMGINQLNEMCYDLHKGADGVSKLWPEVKIEVNAVFDRVCE; from the coding sequence ATGAAAAAACTACTTTTCGGAATCCTCAGTTTCTCTCTTTTATTCACCGCCTGTGCACCAAATGCCGACAAAGGGTCGGAATCCGGCGATGAAGCCATTGAAGGTTCGAAGGCTTGCGTTTACAGCTACAATGCTGATTCAACCTCCATGACCTGGACAGGCTATAAGTTTAACGAGCGAGTAGGAGTGAGCGGTACTTTTACCGAGATCATCACCGACGGATTCAAAGAGAGTGATGACATTGCCGAGGTGGTTGGAAACGCCAGCTTTAAGATTCCGGTGAATAAAGTTGAATCGAACAACGAAGACCGCAATAAGAAGATCGCTGTATATTTCTTTGAAACCATCAACACCCCCGTTATCTTCGGAAGAATAAACGGACTCAACTACAATGGTGAAAATGGTGGAAACGCGGAAGTCATCATCACCATGAATAACCAAGAGGTCATGGTAAGCATGCCCTATACCTTTGAAAACGGGGTCCTGAATATGTCGACTACCATTGACGTAAATGATTGGAACGGTCAAATGGGTATTAATCAGCTCAATGAAATGTGCTACGATCTGCACAAAGGCGCTGATGGTGTTTCAAAGCTTTGGCCCGAGGTCAAGATCGAAGTAAATGCGGTTTTTGATCGCGTTTGCGAATAA
- a CDS encoding succinylglutamate desuccinylase/aspartoacylase family protein encodes MLPTDFTSTLVDRVILDIDSGIPGPTLLVIGGIHGNEPSGMYALERLKMAFDKKELSIACGKILALRGNRRALSEGVRFIKRDLNRLWRWDFKTQCPINPIAEEPDDEYDEYCDLQYRIHKAIKERKGPICFLDLHTTSAVSAPFIMVGDTLRNRDLVDGIPVPIVLGVEEQLDGPLLSYINELGHLSVGFEAGQHEAPEAIDAHEALTKVILYRLGMIDEEYVDRIDESLDRLAELGGHLAQFYEVRYRHGITPEDEFAMKPGYANFQRVEKGKTLARDKNGPIAMPEDGRIFMPLYQKQGNDGFLQIRGIKRFWLSFSRYTRKFGLYKLLPLLPGVRRDKDNPLGLHVNTHVASFYSRQIFHLMGYRKVREHEGMLLMEKRPFDFEEPPLP; translated from the coding sequence TTGCTGCCTACGGATTTCACATCGACCCTCGTTGACCGAGTCATTCTCGACATCGACAGCGGAATTCCAGGCCCTACCCTACTCGTCATAGGCGGCATCCACGGCAACGAACCCTCGGGCATGTACGCCCTCGAGCGCCTGAAAATGGCCTTCGACAAAAAGGAGCTCTCTATTGCCTGCGGCAAGATACTTGCTCTTCGCGGCAACCGCAGAGCACTTTCAGAGGGTGTGCGCTTCATCAAGAGAGACCTGAACCGGCTGTGGCGGTGGGATTTTAAAACGCAATGCCCCATTAATCCGATCGCAGAAGAACCCGACGACGAATACGATGAATACTGTGATCTTCAATATCGCATTCACAAAGCTATAAAAGAACGCAAAGGGCCCATTTGCTTCCTCGATCTCCATACCACCTCGGCAGTAAGTGCCCCATTCATCATGGTAGGCGATACCTTGAGAAATCGCGACTTGGTCGACGGTATTCCGGTTCCTATTGTACTCGGCGTTGAAGAGCAACTCGACGGCCCCCTGTTGAGTTACATCAACGAGCTGGGGCATTTGTCGGTCGGATTCGAAGCCGGGCAGCACGAGGCACCTGAAGCCATTGATGCTCACGAAGCACTAACCAAGGTGATCTTGTACCGGCTGGGCATGATCGATGAAGAGTACGTGGATCGTATCGATGAATCGTTGGATCGCTTGGCCGAACTTGGCGGCCATTTGGCACAGTTCTATGAAGTAAGGTACCGACATGGAATAACCCCGGAAGATGAATTTGCCATGAAACCGGGATACGCCAATTTCCAGCGGGTCGAAAAAGGAAAGACCTTGGCACGCGATAAAAACGGCCCCATTGCCATGCCCGAAGACGGACGCATCTTTATGCCGCTCTATCAAAAGCAAGGCAACGACGGGTTCTTGCAGATTCGAGGAATCAAAAGGTTCTGGCTGTCCTTCTCTCGATACACAAGAAAATTCGGACTGTATAAACTTCTTCCGCTATTACCCGGCGTTCGACGCGATAAAGACAATCCCCTCGGGCTCCATGTCAATACCCACGTAGCGAGTTTCTATTCAAGGCAGATCTTTCACCTTATGGGTTATAGAAAGGTCCGAGAGCACGAGGGCATGTTACTTATGGAAAAAAGGCCCTTCGATTTCGAAGAGCCTCCTTTACCTTAA
- a CDS encoding bifunctional 5,10-methylene-tetrahydrofolate dehydrogenase/5,10-methylene-tetrahydrofolate cyclohydrolase (catalyzes the formation of 5,10-methenyltetrahydrofolate from 5,10-methylenetetrahydrofolate and subsequent formation of 10-formyltetrahydrofolate from 5,10-methenyltetrahydrofolate), protein MQLIDGKSTAQKIKEEIAEEVKALRADGHKVPHLAVILVGEDGGSKSYVAGKIRDCEQVGFNSTLITMDDDVTEEQLLDEVRQLNEDEDIDGFIVQLPLPKHIDEQKVIEAVDSKKDVDGFHPANYGRMALGLDAFLPATPMGILELLKRHEVETEGKHCVVLGRSHIVGAPMSVLMGRNNYPGNSTVTMAHSRTKNLPELTRSADILIVGIGKPEFVTEDMVKEGAVVIDVGTTRVPSTETKSGFRLKGDVDFNGVKDKVSAITPVPGGVGPMTRAALLLNTLKAIKQ, encoded by the coding sequence ATGCAGCTAATCGACGGAAAATCCACCGCACAGAAGATCAAAGAAGAAATCGCTGAAGAGGTGAAGGCCCTACGGGCCGATGGCCATAAGGTGCCCCATTTAGCCGTAATCCTCGTGGGTGAAGACGGCGGAAGTAAGAGCTACGTCGCCGGAAAGATCCGCGACTGCGAACAGGTGGGCTTTAATTCCACCTTGATCACCATGGATGACGATGTTACCGAAGAGCAACTGCTCGACGAAGTACGTCAACTCAACGAAGATGAAGATATAGACGGATTCATCGTTCAACTTCCCTTACCAAAACACATCGACGAGCAAAAAGTCATCGAAGCGGTAGATTCTAAGAAAGACGTAGACGGTTTTCATCCGGCGAACTACGGCCGCATGGCTTTGGGGCTCGATGCTTTTTTGCCGGCAACCCCTATGGGCATTCTCGAGCTACTCAAAAGGCACGAGGTAGAGACGGAGGGTAAGCATTGCGTAGTGCTTGGACGTAGTCATATAGTGGGTGCGCCCATGTCGGTATTGATGGGGCGGAATAACTACCCCGGAAATTCGACCGTGACCATGGCACACAGTAGAACTAAAAACTTACCGGAACTCACGCGGTCAGCGGACATATTGATCGTCGGAATTGGAAAACCGGAATTCGTAACAGAAGATATGGTCAAAGAAGGAGCCGTTGTCATTGATGTCGGAACTACAAGAGTCCCGTCTACAGAGACGAAAAGCGGATTCCGCTTAAAAGGAGATGTGGACTTCAACGGAGTAAAAGACAAAGTTTCGGCCATTACTCCTGTTCCCGGCGGCGTTGGTCCAATGACCCGAGCAGCCCTGTTATTGAACACGCTTAAAGCAATCAAACAATAA
- a CDS encoding TlpA family protein disulfide reductase produces MKPYPFKYIIYTAAVILTACSSNNSESVAEVDAAYSEVSRPAAGYWRGVLELSDTVTRELPFQFVMDGTGNDQTMVIQNAGEAIVLNKIVEKNDNLEIVWPVFESGFVVSTSDSTMSGYWYDLSRGTDYKIPFNAQLGSTMRFPISGQPAERLSGKWRTHFGNDEANALGIFNMNQHVVMGSFATETGDYRYLEGVVVGNQFKLSTLDGAHAFLFEGTIDGDSLWGTFYSGDHYSEPFYAVLDDGFTLRDANELTFLKEGYESISFAFPSVNGDTVRLSDPEFEHKAVIVQLFGSWCPNCMDETKYLVDLYEEEYNNGLRVVGLGFERHSDYERASRAVIKMRQDLLIPYPLLIAGRASKTEAAEKLPMLNHIMSFPTAIVLDRNHNVVGIHTGFYGPGTGTYYKEFKKEFEEMVDKALARRPI; encoded by the coding sequence ATGAAGCCATACCCTTTTAAATACATCATTTATACTGCAGCCGTTATTCTTACTGCATGTTCATCCAACAACTCTGAATCAGTAGCTGAAGTCGATGCCGCATACTCGGAAGTTTCTCGGCCTGCGGCCGGATATTGGAGAGGGGTTCTCGAGCTGAGCGATACGGTGACGCGTGAACTCCCGTTTCAATTCGTGATGGACGGAACCGGTAACGATCAAACCATGGTGATCCAAAATGCTGGTGAAGCGATCGTTTTGAACAAGATCGTTGAAAAGAACGACAACCTGGAGATCGTATGGCCTGTGTTCGAGAGCGGGTTTGTGGTGTCGACAAGCGATTCAACGATGTCGGGCTATTGGTACGATTTGAGTCGGGGCACCGATTATAAAATACCCTTCAATGCTCAACTCGGTTCTACGATGAGATTTCCGATAAGTGGCCAGCCAGCCGAAAGGCTGTCCGGAAAATGGCGCACCCACTTCGGAAACGACGAAGCCAACGCACTCGGCATCTTCAACATGAATCAGCACGTGGTCATGGGAAGCTTCGCCACGGAAACCGGCGATTACCGCTACTTGGAAGGCGTTGTTGTCGGCAACCAGTTCAAGTTGTCGACGCTCGATGGCGCCCATGCATTCTTGTTCGAAGGGACCATCGACGGCGATAGCTTATGGGGAACTTTCTACAGCGGTGACCACTACAGTGAGCCATTCTACGCCGTTCTCGACGACGGGTTCACCCTTCGTGATGCCAATGAACTCACCTTTTTGAAAGAGGGCTATGAAAGCATCTCGTTCGCGTTTCCGTCCGTGAATGGCGATACGGTCCGATTATCCGACCCTGAATTTGAGCACAAAGCGGTGATCGTTCAACTTTTTGGCTCGTGGTGTCCGAATTGTATGGACGAGACCAAGTACCTCGTCGACCTCTATGAAGAAGAGTACAACAACGGATTGCGGGTCGTGGGGCTGGGCTTCGAACGACATTCCGATTACGAGCGAGCCTCGCGAGCGGTGATCAAAATGCGGCAAGATCTACTTATTCCTTATCCCCTTCTCATTGCCGGTCGGGCCAGTAAAACCGAAGCCGCGGAGAAACTTCCGATGCTGAATCACATTATGAGTTTTCCGACGGCGATCGTTTTGGATCGAAACCATAATGTGGTTGGAATCCATACCGGTTTTTACGGCCCGGGAACAGGAACGTACTACAAGGAGTTCAAAAAGGAATTCGAGGAGATGGTCGATAAGGCCTTGGCAAGGCGACCCATTTAA
- the tpx gene encoding thiol peroxidase, with amino-acid sequence MAEIKLGENTVHTSGNLPEVGGDAPDATLVAQDLSEVVLSSYTGKRVVLNIFPSIDTGVCAASVRKFNEEAAGLDNTVVVNVSVDLPFALKRFCGAEGIENAVSLSAFRHDSFENGYGVTMIDGKMKGFFSRAVVVVDEKGDVLHTEQVPQIGQEPNYEAALAILS; translated from the coding sequence ATGGCTGAAATCAAACTAGGAGAAAACACCGTACATACCTCCGGAAACCTTCCTGAAGTGGGCGGAGACGCTCCGGACGCTACGTTGGTCGCGCAAGACCTGAGTGAAGTCGTTCTGAGTAGCTACACCGGTAAACGTGTAGTTCTCAACATCTTCCCTTCGATCGACACGGGCGTTTGCGCCGCGTCGGTCCGCAAGTTCAACGAAGAAGCTGCCGGTTTGGATAACACGGTAGTCGTTAATGTTTCTGTAGATCTTCCATTCGCTCTTAAGCGATTCTGCGGAGCTGAGGGAATCGAAAACGCAGTAAGCCTATCGGCATTCCGCCACGACTCATTCGAAAACGGATATGGCGTTACCATGATCGACGGCAAAATGAAAGGCTTCTTCTCACGCGCCGTTGTGGTAGTAGATGAAAAAGGGGACGTGCTCCATACGGAACAAGTCCCCCAGATCGGTCAGGAACCAAACTACGAAGCTGCCTTAGCAATACTTAGTTGA
- a CDS encoding CBS domain-containing protein, protein MGEKNVRKESTAGELKAFMKHLIKDIRALEIMIDRGMIEEGIHRIGAEQELCLIDKTYRPAPKAMDVLKELNHPKFTHELSRFNLEINLDPAEFTGGALKGMEDQLKECLDCLRVGLTPHDLDYILVGILPSIRLSDMTLENLTPLPRYFALNERLSDLRGEAYEFRIEGTDELITKHDSLMFESCNTSFQIHFQVGAQDFTSYYNWAQAITGPVLSACTNSPLLFGRRLWRETRIALFQQSTDTRSNHQYTREDAPRVLLGKSWLTGSIVDLYKEDIARYRVLISQDMDEDSLETLKEGKIPNLGALKMHNGTIYKWNRACFGAASGIAHLRIENRYIPSGPSVLDEMANMTFWLGLMHGMPDEYRNLNRTHDFDVIKANFNRACRMGMGSMFRWLDDKAYSARDLLINVLLPIARDGLRKAKIHEKDITRFLNVIEGRVESGNSGSQWILNSFDKLKNDGTKDEIMLAITAGIAKRQKRNTPVHKWSLSRINEAGSWINRYWRIDQIMSVNLITVNENDLLDIVPNIMNWREIRYVLVENDKNELVGLLTSGNLIRYYSTRLTDETQDALVKDVMIKKPICVTPDTLTKDAISLMRKHKIGCLPVVRSKKELIGIVTEHDFVNVADHFLQEFLKD, encoded by the coding sequence ATGGGAGAAAAGAACGTGCGAAAAGAGTCTACGGCCGGAGAGCTGAAGGCTTTTATGAAGCATTTGATCAAGGATATACGCGCCCTTGAGATCATGATCGATCGGGGTATGATCGAAGAGGGAATCCATCGCATTGGAGCCGAGCAAGAGCTTTGCCTCATCGATAAGACTTACCGACCTGCTCCTAAGGCCATGGATGTGCTGAAGGAACTTAACCATCCGAAGTTCACGCATGAACTTAGCAGGTTTAACCTCGAAATCAACCTCGATCCGGCCGAGTTCACCGGCGGTGCGCTAAAAGGCATGGAAGACCAGCTTAAAGAGTGTCTCGATTGCCTTAGAGTAGGTCTCACCCCGCACGATTTAGATTACATTTTAGTCGGGATCTTGCCGAGTATTAGGCTTTCCGACATGACCTTGGAGAACCTCACTCCTCTTCCCCGGTATTTCGCCTTGAATGAACGGTTATCCGATCTACGGGGTGAGGCTTATGAATTCCGGATCGAAGGAACGGATGAACTAATCACTAAGCACGATTCCCTGATGTTCGAAAGCTGTAACACCAGCTTTCAGATCCATTTCCAAGTGGGTGCTCAGGATTTCACTTCATATTACAATTGGGCTCAAGCGATCACGGGTCCTGTACTCAGCGCTTGTACGAATTCGCCGTTGCTCTTTGGCCGGAGATTGTGGCGCGAAACCCGAATTGCGCTGTTCCAACAATCCACAGATACGAGGAGTAATCACCAATACACAAGAGAAGATGCCCCGCGTGTACTTCTGGGAAAGAGCTGGCTAACAGGCAGTATCGTAGACCTATACAAAGAAGACATTGCTCGATATCGGGTCCTGATCAGCCAAGATATGGACGAAGATTCACTCGAAACCCTTAAAGAAGGTAAAATACCGAACCTTGGGGCTCTTAAGATGCATAACGGCACGATCTATAAATGGAACCGAGCTTGTTTTGGAGCCGCCAGTGGTATTGCTCATTTGCGCATAGAGAATCGATACATACCTTCCGGCCCTTCCGTTCTCGATGAAATGGCCAACATGACCTTTTGGCTAGGCCTCATGCACGGTATGCCGGATGAATACCGCAACCTGAATAGGACACACGACTTCGACGTGATCAAGGCCAACTTCAACAGGGCTTGCCGAATGGGTATGGGTTCTATGTTTCGTTGGCTCGATGATAAGGCCTATAGCGCTCGAGACTTGCTGATCAATGTGCTACTCCCCATCGCTCGCGATGGACTGCGGAAGGCCAAGATCCACGAAAAAGATATCACCCGATTCCTGAACGTCATAGAGGGACGGGTCGAATCGGGGAACTCGGGTAGTCAATGGATCCTGAACTCTTTCGACAAACTCAAGAACGACGGCACCAAGGACGAGATCATGCTGGCCATTACTGCGGGTATCGCCAAAAGACAAAAAAGAAATACGCCCGTACACAAATGGAGCCTTAGTCGAATTAACGAAGCCGGAAGCTGGATCAACAGATACTGGCGAATCGATCAAATCATGTCCGTAAACTTGATCACGGTAAACGAAAACGACCTCCTCGATATCGTGCCGAACATCATGAACTGGCGTGAAATCAGGTACGTCCTCGTCGAAAACGATAAGAATGAGTTGGTCGGTTTACTCACTTCCGGAAACTTGATCCGCTATTACTCCACCCGCCTTACGGACGAAACCCAAGATGCCTTGGTCAAAGACGTCATGATCAAGAAACCTATTTGCGTCACACCCGACACCTTAACCAAAGACGCCATATCTTTGATGCGGAAACACAAGATCGGATGCCTACCGGTCGTGCGCTCCAAAAAGGAACTCATCGGTATCGTTACAGAACACGATTTCGTCAACGTCGCCGATCATTTTCTTCAGGAATTTCTAAAAGACTGA
- a CDS encoding peptide chain release factor 3: MGFKEEISRRRTFAVISHPDAGKTTLTEKLLLFGGAIQVAGAVKSNKIKKSATSDFMEIERQRGISVATSVMGFEYQDKKINILDTPGHQDFAEDTYRTLTAVDSVIVVIDVAKGVETQTEKLVKVCRMRNTPVIVFINKLDRMGKDAFDLLDEIEEKLGLTVSPLSWPIGMGQELKGVYSLFEKQVVLYSAHGKQEANSSVVIDDLADNRLDELVDPHFANTLRNELELVQSVYPDFGVEEYRKGAISPVFFGSAINNFGVRELLDCFIELAPPPQPTKTEERLVDPGEKNFAGFVFKIHANMDPKHRDRIAFVKVCSGNFKRNTNYLHVRHGKQLKFSNPTSFMAEKKEIVDLSYPGDIMGLHDTGNFKIGDTLTEGEELHFTGIPSFSPEQFKVIENADPMKYKQLAKGIEQLMDEGVAQLFNMKQNNRKVIGTVGQLQFEVIQYRLEHEYGAKCRYEPINVHKAVWISGSKQDLDEFTKQKYRNMAEDKEGRLVFMADTAFALQMAQDKFPDVKFHFTSEFETA; this comes from the coding sequence ATGGGTTTTAAAGAGGAAATTAGCCGACGTAGGACATTTGCCGTGATCAGTCACCCCGATGCCGGAAAAACGACCTTGACGGAAAAATTACTGCTCTTTGGAGGGGCTATTCAAGTGGCCGGTGCTGTTAAATCGAACAAGATCAAAAAAAGCGCTACTTCTGACTTCATGGAGATCGAAAGACAGCGTGGTATATCCGTGGCAACATCGGTCATGGGGTTCGAGTATCAGGACAAAAAGATCAATATTCTCGACACACCGGGTCACCAGGATTTCGCCGAAGACACGTACAGAACGTTGACCGCGGTGGATAGTGTGATCGTGGTTATCGACGTAGCGAAAGGGGTCGAGACCCAAACAGAAAAACTGGTGAAGGTGTGCCGCATGCGCAACACGCCGGTGATCGTCTTCATCAACAAGCTGGACCGTATGGGTAAAGACGCTTTCGACCTCCTCGACGAGATCGAAGAAAAGCTCGGCCTTACCGTTTCTCCTTTGAGCTGGCCCATTGGCATGGGACAAGAGCTAAAAGGCGTTTATAGCCTGTTTGAAAAGCAAGTGGTGCTTTATTCTGCCCACGGGAAGCAAGAGGCCAACAGTTCAGTGGTCATTGATGATTTGGCGGACAACAGACTTGACGAGTTGGTTGACCCGCACTTCGCCAACACCCTTCGGAATGAGTTGGAATTAGTTCAAAGCGTATACCCGGACTTCGGCGTCGAGGAATACCGAAAGGGCGCCATTTCTCCGGTGTTCTTTGGATCGGCGATCAACAACTTTGGAGTGCGTGAACTGCTCGATTGCTTTATTGAGCTGGCTCCCCCACCACAGCCCACCAAGACCGAAGAACGGTTGGTGGACCCGGGCGAAAAGAACTTCGCCGGATTCGTTTTCAAGATCCATGCGAACATGGATCCAAAACACCGGGATCGAATCGCGTTCGTAAAAGTGTGCAGTGGAAACTTCAAGAGAAACACGAATTACCTGCACGTGCGTCACGGAAAACAACTCAAATTCTCGAACCCAACTTCTTTCATGGCCGAGAAGAAAGAGATCGTTGACCTCTCGTACCCGGGAGATATCATGGGTTTGCACGATACGGGAAACTTCAAGATCGGAGACACACTAACGGAGGGCGAAGAGCTGCACTTCACCGGTATTCCAAGCTTCTCGCCTGAGCAATTCAAGGTGATCGAGAATGCCGACCCTATGAAGTACAAGCAACTGGCCAAGGGTATTGAGCAGTTGATGGACGAAGGGGTTGCCCAGCTGTTCAACATGAAGCAGAACAACCGCAAGGTCATTGGTACGGTCGGACAATTACAGTTCGAAGTGATTCAATACCGCCTGGAACACGAATATGGAGCTAAGTGTCGGTACGAGCCTATAAATGTTCATAAAGCCGTCTGGATCTCAGGGTCGAAGCAGGATTTGGACGAGTTTACAAAGCAGAAGTATCGGAACATGGCCGAAGACAAAGAAGGTCGTCTTGTTTTCATGGCCGATACCGCCTTTGCTCTTCAAATGGCACAAGACAAATTTCCGGATGTGAAGTTTCATTTCACATCGGAATTCGAAACGGCTTAA
- a CDS encoding thioredoxin family protein has translation MAVQTATDQDFNSLLGDNENVVVKFYADWCGNCRLFAPKYKRVSNEEEMQDVLFLDVNAEENPEKRKMAGVDNLPFMAFFKNGELVEGSSSSKEEYIRKIIDENR, from the coding sequence ATGGCAGTACAAACAGCAACCGATCAAGATTTTAACTCCCTGTTGGGAGACAACGAGAATGTAGTGGTGAAGTTCTACGCCGACTGGTGTGGAAATTGCCGTCTGTTCGCTCCGAAGTACAAGCGCGTGAGTAACGAGGAAGAGATGCAGGACGTTCTTTTTCTCGATGTAAATGCCGAAGAGAATCCGGAGAAGCGTAAAATGGCCGGAGTAGACAATTTACCGTTCATGGCCTTTTTCAAGAATGGAGAGCTCGTTGAGGGAAGCTCCAGCAGCAAGGAAGAGTATATACGGAAGATCATTGACGAAAACCGATAA
- the ffh gene encoding signal recognition particle protein — protein sequence MFENLNDKLEKAFQVLKGHGQITEVNVADTLKEVRRALLDADVNFKIAKDFTNRVKEKALGQRVLTSLKPGQLLVKIVKDELSELMGGEQVEVKLDGKPTVILIAGLQGSGKTTFSAKFAKYLKSKRAQHPLLVAGDVYRPAAIDQLKVLGEQIDVDVFTEEGNKNPVDLAEKGIAYAKANGKNLVIIDTAGRLAVDEEMMNEISNIKSAVDPHEILFVVDSMTGQDAVNTAKAFNDRLDFDGVVLTKLDGDTRGGAALSIRTVVDKPIKFVGTGEKMDALDVFYPERMTDRILGMGDVVSLVEKAQEQFDEEEARRVQKKIAQNKFDFDDFLKQIDQIKKMGSTKDLLGMIPGMSKAVRDVDIDDDAFKHIEAVIKSMTPSERQDSKIINGSRKKRIAKGSGTSVQEVNRLLKQFSEMSKMMRMMQGGGGRKMMNTMNAMRGKPSGM from the coding sequence ATGTTTGAGAATTTAAACGACAAGCTGGAAAAAGCCTTTCAGGTCCTCAAAGGCCATGGGCAAATCACAGAAGTTAACGTAGCGGATACGCTTAAAGAAGTGCGTCGAGCCCTGTTGGATGCCGACGTGAACTTCAAGATCGCCAAGGATTTCACCAATCGAGTGAAGGAAAAGGCCTTGGGTCAAAGAGTATTGACCAGCCTGAAGCCAGGGCAGTTGTTGGTGAAGATCGTCAAAGACGAACTTTCCGAGCTCATGGGCGGCGAACAGGTAGAAGTCAAGCTCGACGGAAAGCCCACGGTGATTTTGATCGCCGGACTTCAAGGTTCTGGTAAAACGACCTTTAGCGCCAAATTCGCGAAGTACTTGAAGAGCAAGCGAGCGCAGCACCCGTTGCTGGTGGCGGGCGATGTGTATCGACCTGCGGCCATTGACCAGCTCAAGGTTCTGGGAGAGCAAATAGACGTAGACGTCTTCACTGAAGAGGGCAATAAGAATCCGGTCGATTTAGCAGAAAAAGGGATCGCTTATGCCAAGGCGAACGGTAAAAACCTAGTGATCATCGATACCGCGGGTCGCTTGGCCGTCGATGAGGAGATGATGAACGAAATATCGAACATTAAATCGGCGGTGGATCCGCATGAGATTCTATTTGTAGTTGATTCCATGACCGGTCAGGACGCGGTGAACACGGCAAAGGCTTTCAACGATCGACTCGATTTCGACGGAGTAGTGCTCACCAAGCTCGACGGTGATACGCGCGGTGGTGCGGCCCTTTCCATAAGGACCGTAGTCGATAAACCGATCAAGTTCGTCGGTACGGGTGAAAAGATGGATGCGCTCGACGTGTTTTACCCGGAGCGTATGACCGACCGAATCCTCGGTATGGGCGACGTCGTAAGCCTGGTAGAGAAAGCTCAGGAGCAATTCGACGAAGAAGAAGCCCGCCGCGTCCAAAAGAAGATCGCTCAAAACAAGTTCGATTTCGACGATTTCTTGAAGCAAATCGATCAGATCAAGAAAATGGGATCTACCAAAGACCTGCTGGGCATGATTCCCGGAATGAGCAAAGCCGTGCGCGATGTAGACATCGATGACGATGCCTTCAAGCACATTGAGGCCGTAATCAAATCCATGACTCCATCAGAGCGGCAAGATTCCAAGATCATCAACGGATCGCGCAAAAAACGCATCGCCAAAGGATCGGGTACCAGCGTACAGGAGGTGAATCGTTTGCTTAAGCAGTTTAGTGAAATGAGCAAAATGATGCGGATGATGCAAGGTGGCGGAGGTAGAAAAATGATGAACACGATGAACGCCATGCGAGGTAAACCCTCTGGCATGTAA